The genomic window AAATAAACATCTAATTACGAGGGTCCTTATATAATCAAAAAagcattttcataaagaacatttattttatcatatataaaTGGTAGATAATTGTCAAAGCCTATAAATTCAGATGTTGTGAAAAAGTGTTATGATTAAAGATATACTTTCCtcatgaaatataataaatgaaattataaatttagccaaattaatgattaaagatATACTTTCCtcatgaaatataataaatgaaagTATAAATTTAgccaaattttattcaaagtttttatttttccatgttcATCCTATTTCTTTGACACGACTACTACAATGACTTTTTACTTCAcaactatattttcaaaaacctACATTCCTTGGTCCACTACATCCACTACATGattgatattgatattaatCGCACAAacttgacaaacaaaaaaaaagtagaaaaaaaggaatgagTTTTATTTCTCGGCTTAGTAGGCAAAATGAatagtttaaaaacaaattaagcacGAGGATAAAATAAATGTCTGACAAAGAATTTTATTGAAGGAAGTTACAACAAGGTATTAAAAGACTAAAagtatgaatgaaaaaaataaaattgaataatgaaagataaatttgaaAGCAATTCGAGGGCAAATGAGATCTTATAATAGAAATTTGCTAATGGATATTACAAGAATTCCCTACTTAGAAGCCAAGATTGAGCAAATAAGTGAACCTAATATTACAAGAATCATATGAATGAATTAAGGTCAAAGCctaaaatgatgaaatgaagTTCATGCATCTTGagtgaattattttaaatcttatatTGAGATTGGTCATCTAATAATTTTGACccattttaaatttcatgttaaGGTTGACCATCTTACAATTTTGATCCATTTAGATTCTATGTTAAGGGTAGTTACTTCTCGAATAAactatttatctattttatttatttttagggtaATCGTCTCTCAATGATAATTGCtttgttttattcattttgttttgaggATAATCACCTCTtgatgaaactatttttttatttaatttattatgagGGTAGTCACCTCTCGACAAGGAActtctttttcaattgaaaGTGGTGTGCACCTTAACCAAACAAATCTAGTTTAGTGGTAaggtgctattttttttgttttgtttattttatttagttacctcTCGATAAGACtatttgtttgattgatttatgTTGAGGGTAGTCAACTtttaatgataattgttttgttttattcattttgtttttagggTAGTCGTCACTAGATGAGACTgtttgtttatgttgttttttttttctaaaataaccaTGCTTCCAgcgttatttttcttttctttacaaacttaCCGTACAAAGTCCAGGGATAGTaaatctttaaatatttatataccctcaatattataaagagggggtagttgtcataacctaattttgacCCACTGATTTTCTAATgttttgtcaaaaaataaatgaaaataaaaatgattaaaggATTGGATACTGAAAATGataggtaagaaaaaaaaagaaccaaaattataaggagttaaataaaataataaaagaggaaaaataaaaatgatagttGAGCTTAATGAGAATATTTGATTGTGATTAAGAAGGAAATGAAGAGATTTTGAGTTCATTAAAAACATTAGATTATGATTAAGatggaaatgaagaaatttAGCTTATTCTAATAAATGaagattttgattgtttttctagcaaaaaaataccaagattgtcataaagaaaaaaaatggtagtTATTTGGAAAGAGTCAATCatgtacattttaaaaaaaatgaaaaataccataattttaagattttcattaaagaaaaaaataaaaaaaaaatcctcatatTAATTGATATGTTCCTTTTctaataagatttaaaattataaatagaaaTGCGTtagctcataaaaaaaaaagaaggcatggGTGATATACACAGGTAAACATGGAGAGAAATCTGACAAagtaagaaaatagaaaacaaaacaccaaaaaatatatcaagataaagAAACCTAACaacctaacaaaaaaacaaaatcctagcCTCCAAAATATCAATAACCAACAACCTCCTTCTTAAATCTAAAATAGCCACCCCTTTATCTTATCCCCTCTCTCTCATTTACAGCTACAAGACCACCTTTAACAACATCCTCATATCCTTCATGACATCACCCCCACAAACCCATCTCCACAACAGCAGCTCCACAAACCTAGAAATCACAACAACATAGCTCATCAGTCCCTATACCGTCAATATCATATAGACTTACTCATCTTCACTATAGGTCTTCCATCACCACCACTAAATAGAACAATGTCATAACTCTCATACTCGCCTCCATCTCCAATAAACTCATCATAACCTTTTCTCTTTAAACAGTTTTTAATCAGACCTGAAACTGCCTACAACCACTATAAATGCTGTCATTAGATATGCCCAAACCCATACTCAAAACAATCTAGCAATATTCACATCAATTTTATACCAAAGAACTAGTagtttgttgttgattttgtaGGTTCAAACACCGCACATGAGACAAATACACCCTCCACTACCCAACATCTGTCTAGCTTCCACATATGAGGTGCATGCACAACCACTACCCATTTCCATTCATATATGATCCCAACTCCTTCTTAAGGTCAATCTCAAAATCTCCAATGTATTGATCTGCTTATTTTAAGTATTCTGTAATGTATAATTATGGATGATGTATATTTACTTTGCATTGTAGTTTTGATGTGTGGATGTATATTTGACATATATTGTGTTTTCAtatgtggatgatatatttcctgtatgttttttgtttatttgtgtttgcttgTATATAGTTGATTTTCTAAGTGAGAATGTTGTGAAATTCATGTCgaataataatttttgatattttttttcattatgcattgttttgtttttatcaaagaaTTGACCTGAGAATGGTACATTCCTCACAAGGATCATGTCCTCGAGAAGTCAAAACTTTattgtcttaaaaaaatataaataacaagttttttttttcaaagaaaagacCCGAGAATGGTACATTCCTTATAAGGATCCCATCCTTAAGAAGTTGAAACTTTGTTGTTTAAAAAAgaagttgtttgtttttatcaaataaatgatatGAGGATGGTACATTCCTCATAAGGATTCCATCCTCGAGAAATCAAAAtcttactgttttttttaaaacataaataatattttttactaaaagaaTCGACCCGATGATGGTACATTCCTTATAAGGATGTTGTCTCTGAGAAGTCAATACCttattgtaattttcttttatgaaaatgctaataaaaattttatttttatcaaaatcaactTATGGATGACACATTCTTTATAAGGATCTTGTCCTAaagaagttaaaattttatgattttcatataaaaaccaaaagtctgttttgaaaatacaaGTGATTAGTCTTCTTTCGATGTGCTTCTCCCTATTGTTATGTGTAGGCTTAGGTTGAACCCATGTGACCTcacaaacacttttttttaattcatgtggggcatccgggtcagcttgcatgcacctcgactaatcccaacagatcctgaagttaatgatcaagTAAGCCTCCAGTTCTCACAAACACTTTTGAGTGTGAATAATGATTTTTGGGTTCATTTTAGAACATAAATGGATCATAGCTCAATTTATCATTCACCATCTCTTTGGATTCGATGcccatattttaaaagtgtggATCGAGTTTTATGGTCAGGTTAGGTTCTAAATCATTGTCTTATgtcattatagttttttatccttaaaaacaaatatacatgtATTAGTTTATGTAAAACCTTTAACATATAAGcacaaaagatattttttattattaaaaacaaacaagaaataatttattttatgtatgatgttttaagatgatttttattttatttttaatactaccAACcctaacttttaaaaaatcagtttaaattttagtcataataaaataaaactagggacaactaattttttttttattttacccctTCAAAATCATAAACAGCTAGCTGAGATGTCTTGGCAATGATACTAATTCTAATCCAAGAACCACAGACCATTTCTGCCCGTAAAACGAGGGGAAAAAATGTAGAAATGTCTGGCCAATGTCATTAGTTCATCTGAACcttatatttgtatttgtttcgTGATGAACTCCAAATCGTGGGGGGTTTAGACTTGACCAGATGGAGAGTTCCAGCATTTTAAAATGCGAATTATATGTATGCAATTTGGCTACTCGTGAGGATGATCTGTTTTATTAAAGCCATATAATTTACCAGATGATGATGGACGGCTCCAATTGACTGGCTAATAAATTATCTTCACAACCGAGTCTTGCCATCCAGAATCAATGAACCGCACAGACGACTTGACCAGAACCGCCAAAAACACAGGCACATAAAAAGGACATAACACACGAAATCAGACACTAGAGAAGAGATGGCAGCGGCATCGGCAACAACAGCATCGGCGACTGAAGGACCCAGAATTGTGTGGAACGAGAAGCAGCGCAGGTTTGAAACCGAAGACAAGGAGGCATACATAGAATATGTCCTCGTAAATGATGGGAAAGTGATGGACATATTGCACACCTATGTGCCACGTTCCAAAAGGGGATTAGGCATGGCTTCTCACCTCTGTGTTGCAGCCTTCGATCACGCCAAGTCCCACTCCATGTCTATCATCCCCACTTGTTCTTATGTCTCTGTAAGTTCAATTATCCTATTAGTTTCTCTTTCTGggttttccttcttcttttttttcctgcagtCTTTGATACTTTTTTTGGCCCTTTTGCCTTTCGGGTCTTGTTATTGTGGTATGATCTGTATGTTTGGTGGGTTTATTAATCTTTAGGATATGGATTTatcatttttgtaatatttttctatatgcCTCGGGTCGCCTTTGTGTTTTTCATT from Populus trichocarpa isolate Nisqually-1 chromosome 5, P.trichocarpa_v4.1, whole genome shotgun sequence includes these protein-coding regions:
- the LOC18099595 gene encoding acetyltransferase At1g77540-like — protein: MAAASATTASATEGPRIVWNEKQRRFETEDKEAYIEYVLVNDGKVMDILHTYVPRSKRGLGMASHLCVAAFDHAKSHSMSIIPTCSYVSDTFLPRNPSWNPLVSEELKSSM